DNA sequence from the Agromyces aureus genome:
CCGCCGAGACGGCGCCGTTCCTGCTCAGCCCGTGGAGCGTGCTGCAAGCGGCCGAGTTCCGCCGATCGGGGCTCCTCGGCCAGCGCCGAGCGTCCGGCTGATCGGGCGGGGGCTGGGGAGAAGAACCCGTCGGCGTCGGTGGGCGTGGAGTACGCTGGACCGCCGGTCAACCCAACCTGTTCCGGCAGATGGAGTAGCCGTGGACCCGGCCCAACTCGCCCTGGACCCTGCGGAGCTCCACCGACTCGCAGAATGCGCGAAGGAGCCGATCCGCACCCCTGGCTCGATCCAGCCGCACGGAACCCTGTTCGGGGTGGACCTCTCCGGAGTCATCTCGGTCGCGAGCGAGAACGCGAGCGAGTGGTTGGGGCACCGAGTCGGCGAGATCGGCAATGAAGAGCTCGAGTACGCGGTGCGCACCGGTCGCGCCATCGACCCCGTACGGATCACATGGAACGACGTCGTCTCCGACGCGATCGTGCACCGTGCCGACGGACTGACCCTGGTCGAGATCGAGCCGCTGCCCGAGGGCGACGAGTACGCCCGCACCGCAGTCGTGGGTGCCATCATCCGCGCCTCGCGCGCGACCTCCGAAGCCGAGCTCCGAGAGATCGTCGCCGCCGACATCCGCGAGATCACCGGCTTCGATCGGGTCATGATCTACCAGTTCCACGACGACGGGCACGGCGAGGTCGTCGCCGACGAACGAGCCGACGACCTCGACTCCTACCTCGGACTCCACTTCCCGGCCTCGGACATCCCGACCCAGGCACGCGCGCTGTACATCTCGAAGATCGGCCGCACGATCGCGAGCACGGACCCCACGGGCATCCCGCTCCTCGCGCTCGCAGACGATCCGCAGACCATCGACCTGTCGGATGCCGAGCTGCGGAGCGTCTCGCCGTACCACCTGCAGTACATGCGCAACATGGGGCAGGCCTCGACGTTCTCGCTCTCCATCGTCGAGAACGACCGGCTCACCGGCATGATCACCTGTGCGCATCGCAGCGAGCGGCGCCTGCCCGTGCTGCTGCGCCGCGCCCTCGAGGTGCTGGCCGGGCAGATCGCCCTCCAGCTCACGTCGATGCACGAGATCAACCGGCTCCAGCACATGGTCGACGTGCGATCCAGACGCGCAGCGCTCCTTGCGCCGCTCTACGCGTCCGACGACATCCACACGGCCCTGCTCGGCGGGGTCGACACCGTGCTCGACCTCGTGCCCGCCGACGGCGTGCTCGTGCGCATCGGGGGCACCTCCAGGATGAAGGGCGAGGTTCCCCCGCTCACGGCGATCCTCCGGGTGATCGATCGACTGGCGGGCGCGCCGTTCGCGTCCGAATGCCTCCGCACCGACCGGCCCGACATCGCCGACCTGCTGCCCGGGGTCGCCGGGCTCCTGATCGTGCCGTTGGTCGAGACCGGCGACGCACTGGTCTTCTTCCGCGGCGAGGTCGTGCACGACATCTCGTGGCTCGGCGACCCGAGCGGTGGCAGCCGACCCGACGGGCTCTCGCCTCGCACCTCCTTCGCCGCGTGGAAGCGCACGGTGCGGGATCGCAGCGATGCCTGGGGCACCCTCATCGAGGAGACCTCCGAACTCGCCCATGAGCTCGAGATCGCGCTCCAGCGGCGTGCCGAGGCCAGATTGGCCGAACTCGCGATGCGCGACGCCCTGACGGGCCTCTACAACCGTCGCTACCTCGTCGAGCGGCTCGCGACCCGTGGCCCGGTCGGCGAGGGGGGCAAGGCGATGCTGTTCGTCGACCTCGATGACTTCAAGATGGTGAACGACACGCACGGCCACGATGCCGGCGACGCGGTCATCCTCGAGGTCGCCAGGCGTCTCGTCGAGTCCTCGCGCGGGCAGGACGACGTGGTGCGGCTCGGCGGCGACGAGTTCGTGGTGCTCCTCGACGGCGTCGTCGGCGAAGACGTGGAGCAGATCGCCCAGCGCCTCGTGCAGTCGATCGCGCTGCCGATCTCGACGAACCGCGGGTGGGTCTCCATCACCGCCTCGTGCGGGGTCGTGGTGGCCGATCCGGGTTCGCCGCGCGGCGGACTCCTCGAGGCCGCGGACGCGGCGATGTACCGGGCGAAGCACGCCGGACGCAACCGGGTCTCGCACTGAGTCGAACGAGCGGCCGCTGATTCGACGTGCGTCCCTGCTCGACGAGCGGGGCTCCTGAGCTTCGGGGCTACTGAGGTTCGGGCGAGATGCGCATTCCCGCCGCGCCGTTCGCCGAGTCGATCAGCTCTTCGAGCCAGACGCGGTTGATGTCTCCGGGGGCGCCGTCGAACTCGAACCGGAGCACGGACGAAGGATTGATCCACACCTGCTGACGGCTTTCGCCGTCGCCGTCGATCGAGAGCGCGAACGCCTCTTTGCGGCGCAGCTTCGCGAGCACGACGAACTCGAGGTGCGCGAGCGTCCGATCGGGAATCGCGAATGAAGCCGGCGGCGAGCCGTAGTGGAGGTGTCCCATCGGTCCGATCATACGGGCATGCTGGGGGTAGCCTGATCCGGTGACCCTTGTGCATCGACTGACCGTTGACGGCCGCGACTACTTCCTGCCCGACCCCGTGACCGAGTTGAAGCAGCAGGTCCTCGAGGCGATCCGGGCCGGAGGCGGCTACGTCAACATCCCGCCGCTGCGAGGCGGTCCGGGCATCGACATCCTCTTCTCCCCCGGCATGCCGGTCACCTGGTCTCAGATCGACGTCGGAGGCGACCTCTCCGACCGCGATCAGGAGAAGGCCGGCGGCGCGCCGGGCGACGAGATCGTCCTCTGAACTGAGACGGGAGGTACCTCCCGTCTCCCCGCTCGGCCGAGTGGCCGCGGTCGCCTAGACCGTCGCGAGCAGTCGTTCCACCTCGTCGGCCGGCACGGCCGGTGAGAAGAAGAACCCCTGTCCGCGGTCGCATCCCCAGGCTCGCGCACGGTCGAGGTCCTGCGCGGTCTCGATGCCCTCGGCGACCACGATGGCATGACGCGACCTGGCGACTCCGACAGCCTCCAGGGCCAGTGCGTCGGCCCCGGGGGTCGAGTTCCGCATGAGTGAACGGTCGATCTTCACCTCGGTGAAGGGCATCCGCCTGAGCGCCTCGATCGACGTGAAGCCGGCCCCGAAGTCGTCGACCGAGACGCCGACCCCGCCGTCGATGAGGGCCTGCATGGTCTCGACCTCCTCGCAGGTCTCGCTCAGCGCGGGGGTCTCGGTGATCTCGGCGGTCACGGTGCGATCCGGAAGGCCGAGGGCGCGCACGAACTCCACCATGGTCGAAGCGAACTCCGGACGCAGCTGTGAGGGGGAGACGTTCACCGCGAGACCGATCCGCCGCCCGCGGCGGTGCCATTCGGCGACGCGGCGACCGGCCTGCTCCAGGATCGTGCGACCGAGCTCGGCGATCAGGCCGGTGCGCTCCGCCACGTCGATGAACCGATCCGGCATCACCAGGCCTCGGTCGGGATGCATCCATCGAGACAATGCCTCGAAGACCACGGGCTGCCCGGAGGCGAAATCGTACTGCGGCTGGAAGTAGGGCACGAGCTCCCCCCGCCTGACGGCACGCCGCAGTTGGTCGGCCGAATTCTCGGGTTCGGTGCTCGATGCGCGATCTTTCACACCCCAAGAATCCCGATACCGAGTCTCGCGTGCAAGGTTGCGTCATTCACAGGAGCGGGGTGTACCCTCCGGCTTCACCTTTCCGAGGCATGCGGGCCAGCGGCCCGAAGGGCTGGAGCGTTCGAGCCGGTATCCTTCGGGTGATGGGAACACTCACCTACGACTCCAAGCTGGTCGCCTCCTTCGACGACCGCGTGCTCGCCCACCTGCAGGCGGTGATCTGGGCGAAACTCCGTCGAGGCGAACCGTTCGCCTTCACGTGGACCGAGGCGACGGCCTCGAGCGGGTTCGGCCGCACCTCGGTCTGGCTCTCGCCGGCCATCCCGGTCGCGTTCGAGTACTTCGGCGGGCGCGCGCCGCGCCTGAACGCGTCATGGGTCAAGGCGTTGAACCGGTCGGCGAACTCAGCCGTCGGCCTGACCATCGTGCCGGAACCGACCGAAGCCGGGCCGGAGCCCGGCGCCTGAGGCTGCCTACTCCTGCGGGGTCGGCGCCTGCGCCGCTTCGGGCTCCGGCACGAGTACGAGGCCCGTCGGCGAGTTCGCCGAGCGGTTCAGCTCCCGGAGCCATCGCGGGTTGAGCGGGATCTCCCGGCTGTCGAAGAACTCGAAGACGACCGGGATGTCGGGCCCGAGCCAGATGGAGTTCCTGCCGCTGCCACGATCGACCGAGACCTCCCACGAGAACGCGAAGGACTCGCCGCGCCGGATCTTCGAGTGGATCACGTTTCGGAGATGGGCCAGCGACCGATCCTCGATCTCGATGGCTCGGATGTTGCGATAGGTCAGGATGCCCACTGCACCAGCATGCCATCCGAAGCCGACACCCCGCACCAGATCGCGGCTCCGCCGGATCCGGACGCCGGTCAACGCCGTCCCCGCGGCGACTTCGAGGGGGTGCGGATGTCTCGCAGCATCGATCGGAGCTCGGTACCGAGCTCGGCCGCGGTCGGGCGGCGTTCCGGCTCTGCCGCCGTCATCCGCTGCAGGAGGGAACGCCACGGCTCGGGAACGACCTCGGCGGGCATGTCGGGGCCACTGAGGAGACGGGCCATGGCCGAGGGGAGCGGCGCACCCGGGAACGCCATCGCCCGCGTGAAGCACTCGAGCAGCACCAGGCCGAGTGAATAGATGTCGGATGCCGTCGCCAGCGGTTCGTTGCGCACCTGCTCGGGGCTCAGGTACGGCGCGGTTCCGGAGATGTTCTCGGATTGGAACCCGGCGTCGGCCGCCTCCACGGCGAGGCCGAAGTCGGTGAGCATCGCGCGCTCCCGCGAATGCTCGGTGCCGTAGTTCACGATCATGATGTTCGACGGGGTGATGTCCCGGTGGATCACGTTCTGCGCGTGGATGTATTCGAGCGCCTCGGCCACCTCATAGCCGATCTCTCCGATCTCGCGCGGCGAGATCGGCCGCTCGGCCACGCGCTCGCGCACGGTGGTGCCCCGCACGAGCTGCATCACGAGGAACGGACGAGGGTCATCGGGGGATGACGTGTCGACGCCGGCGTCGATGATGGAGACGACGCCGTGATGATTGAGCGAGGCGAGCATACGGAGTTCGGCCCGGTACGTCTCGACGTGCTCGTCGTTGCCCCCGCCGAACACCTTGATGGCGACGTCGCGCCCGAGGTACTCGTCGTGACCTCGGAAGACGAGCCCCATGCCGCCGCGACCGATCCGGGCGAGCGGCCGATAGCGGTCGAGCAGCAGCGGTGCCGAGTACGTGGGAAGCAGGTCACCTGAACGCGCCGTCTCCATTCCTCCACCGTAGATACGGGGGCAATCGCGTGCAGGCGGTGGACAGGGTCGGGATTCCTCCCTATCATTCACCCCCGAGGTCGCCGGTCACCGCCGTGCGTGCCGGCGCACCCACTCGTGCATGACGATCGCGGCCGCGGCACTCGCGTTGATCGAGCGCGTCGAGCCGTACTGCGTGATCTCGACGACGAGGTCGGAGGCCGCGATCGCCTCGTCGCTGACCCCAGGGCCCTCCTGCCCGAAGAGCAGCACGCACCGTTCGGGCAGCTCGACCGCGTCGACCGGCTCCGAGCCCTCGACGTTGTCGACCGCGATGACCGGCAGGCCCTGCGCCTCGGCCCAGGCGACGAAGTCGGCGACATCCGGATGGTGCAGCACGTGCTGGTAGCGGTCGGTGACCATGGCGCCGCGCTTGTTCCAGCGGCGGCGACCGATGATGTGCACGGTCTCGGCCGCGAACGCGTTGGCGGTGCGCACGATCGAGCCGATGTTCATGTCGTGCTGCCAGTTCTCGATGGCGACGTGGAACGGATGCCGGTGCAGGTCGAGGTCGGCGACGATCGCGTCCATGCTCCAGTAGCGGTAGCGGTCGATGACGTTGCGGGCGTCGCCGTGCTCGAGCAGGTCGGGGTCGTAGTGCGGCTCGTCGGGCCACTCCTCGCGCCCGCCTGGCCACGGCGGAACGCCGTGCGGCAGCGTCGGCTCGGGGTGCTCGGGCTCGGGCAGGTCGTCGGTCACGGCATCACGCTACCCGCCGGTCGAGGAGCGAAGCGTCTCGAGATCCAAGGTTTCGGCTTACCTAAATATTGACTAGGATTTCGGTGTGCCGAAA
Encoded proteins:
- a CDS encoding sensor domain-containing diguanylate cyclase, with product MDLSGVISVASENASEWLGHRVGEIGNEELEYAVRTGRAIDPVRITWNDVVSDAIVHRADGLTLVEIEPLPEGDEYARTAVVGAIIRASRATSEAELREIVAADIREITGFDRVMIYQFHDDGHGEVVADERADDLDSYLGLHFPASDIPTQARALYISKIGRTIASTDPTGIPLLALADDPQTIDLSDAELRSVSPYHLQYMRNMGQASTFSLSIVENDRLTGMITCAHRSERRLPVLLRRALEVLAGQIALQLTSMHEINRLQHMVDVRSRRAALLAPLYASDDIHTALLGGVDTVLDLVPADGVLVRIGGTSRMKGEVPPLTAILRVIDRLAGAPFASECLRTDRPDIADLLPGVAGLLIVPLVETGDALVFFRGEVVHDISWLGDPSGGSRPDGLSPRTSFAAWKRTVRDRSDAWGTLIEETSELAHELEIALQRRAEARLAELAMRDALTGLYNRRYLVERLATRGPVGEGGKAMLFVDLDDFKMVNDTHGHDAGDAVILEVARRLVESSRGQDDVVRLGGDEFVVLLDGVVGEDVEQIAQRLVQSIALPISTNRGWVSITASCGVVVADPGSPRGGLLEAADAAMYRAKHAGRNRVSH
- a CDS encoding EAL domain-containing protein, which gives rise to MKDRASSTEPENSADQLRRAVRRGELVPYFQPQYDFASGQPVVFEALSRWMHPDRGLVMPDRFIDVAERTGLIAELGRTILEQAGRRVAEWHRRGRRIGLAVNVSPSQLRPEFASTMVEFVRALGLPDRTVTAEITETPALSETCEEVETMQALIDGGVGVSVDDFGAGFTSIEALRRMPFTEVKIDRSLMRNSTPGADALALEAVGVARSRHAIVVAEGIETAQDLDRARAWGCDRGQGFFFSPAVPADEVERLLATV
- a CDS encoding ATP-dependent DNA ligase, whose protein sequence is MGTLTYDSKLVASFDDRVLAHLQAVIWAKLRRGEPFAFTWTEATASSGFGRTSVWLSPAIPVAFEYFGGRAPRLNASWVKALNRSANSAVGLTIVPEPTEAGPEPGA
- a CDS encoding serine/threonine-protein kinase — translated: METARSGDLLPTYSAPLLLDRYRPLARIGRGGMGLVFRGHDEYLGRDVAIKVFGGGNDEHVETYRAELRMLASLNHHGVVSIIDAGVDTSSPDDPRPFLVMQLVRGTTVRERVAERPISPREIGEIGYEVAEALEYIHAQNVIHRDITPSNIMIVNYGTEHSRERAMLTDFGLAVEAADAGFQSENISGTAPYLSPEQVRNEPLATASDIYSLGLVLLECFTRAMAFPGAPLPSAMARLLSGPDMPAEVVPEPWRSLLQRMTAAEPERRPTAAELGTELRSMLRDIRTPSKSPRGRR
- a CDS encoding TrmH family RNA methyltransferase; this encodes MPEPEHPEPTLPHGVPPWPGGREEWPDEPHYDPDLLEHGDARNVIDRYRYWSMDAIVADLDLHRHPFHVAIENWQHDMNIGSIVRTANAFAAETVHIIGRRRWNKRGAMVTDRYQHVLHHPDVADFVAWAEAQGLPVIAVDNVEGSEPVDAVELPERCVLLFGQEGPGVSDEAIAASDLVVEITQYGSTRSINASAAAAIVMHEWVRRHARR